A single genomic interval of Shewanella halotolerans harbors:
- the dsbB gene encoding disulfide bond formation protein DsbB, which yields MSALTRFAQSRLAWTLLLLTAIGLEACALFFQHVMKLDPCVMCIYQRLAVLGVLTAGLIGVVGHQFRLLRFLGVLLWGVSAAWGLKLALELVEMQTNPSPFSTCSFLPEFPEWMPLHEWFPSVFLPTGMCTDIPWEMFGITMSQWMVVAFSTYLIALVVFIVPALMPTKKA from the coding sequence TTGAGCGCCCTGACCCGATTTGCACAGTCTCGTTTAGCCTGGACCCTACTGCTACTCACAGCCATTGGCCTGGAAGCTTGTGCCCTCTTCTTTCAACACGTGATGAAACTCGACCCCTGCGTCATGTGTATCTATCAGCGCTTAGCGGTGCTCGGCGTACTCACCGCCGGCCTCATCGGCGTAGTTGGCCATCAATTCCGTCTGCTGCGTTTTCTCGGCGTACTCCTGTGGGGCGTTAGCGCCGCCTGGGGCCTCAAGCTGGCGTTGGAACTGGTCGAGATGCAAACCAACCCATCGCCCTTCTCAACCTGCTCCTTCCTGCCGGAATTCCCAGAATGGATGCCGCTACACGAGTGGTTCCCGTCAGTCTTCCTGCCCACCGGCATGTGCACCGACATCCCCTGGGAGATGTTTGGCATCACCATGTCACAGTGGATGGTGGTGGCCTTCAGCACTTACCTGATTGCCCTGGTGGTGTTTATTGTTCCGGCGTTAATGCCGACTAAGAAGGCCTAA
- the tamB gene encoding autotransporter assembly complex protein TamB has translation MIERPDGIDQDQMSPEQLLSTQSGETAAQRSLLYRLLCWLRNLVRVLLYLPLALLILLAILIGTPFGSRIAVNLADLLVPDLSLSYGGGTLNGQLQLEHAKWQMTGIEVETEGLSLNWRPLCLLQRQVCVDSLGADAVRVDIDTDLLTSTSPDAPLEEAAPTDETKEHSPLTLPIGIILNQSDLNQIRVRVNEMQFNAEQLAAKASWLETGLRVNRLDSSGLLVSIPLGQSEDGAQQNQTNSQMQAQNQVKADQRDAQASWPLSQLPEVEIPMPIFVDGAHLAGSELRLGERIDKFAAIDLAGSYLGYKITVDSLTLDHDYGKARLDGEMSLVQDYPMALHIEADLTSNKVSELPDLKRQHLNAEINGSFSALAVKLKGEGHLALDLDAEANLSTPAMPYKMTLSSPHLMWPLVQAQYEAKALALTSSGSLASQSLSLNGELKTPYHPWLSLKTQLTHQDKQVEVAALTVDSEMGNLDLKGNLGYGETISWQLEADTQGLDLAQLDVMPDKPLPETQISGSLHSQGRFSDKQWSVGISQADLEGQVDQYPLRLQGDISLNDKFQLNAEHLQLDALESQLTLSGRVDDAWALDGQLSVPALSLWDPNASGAIKAVINVSGDDEHPEVAINADTIEFKYADITVDKAKLIAFYRPQDAHQFALSLKSSGIKGQGMALSNLTLGFKGDMAKQKLGLQTYGDLQLNTSIASTFDEKTQRFDAKIKRISLNSRLGAMALDEPIDLYWDNKHAKGEISPFCWRHDAASLCLTDTAELGDKGDTRLQFVGDLGALLSPVLPENLKWKGPTQLDGELQWAKGAKPTGQLTLAMAPGQFDLTTTKRHIEAQYHYLNLKARLDELQLAIDTQLESERFAKIDSQLTISTDPEHRLSGKIDLKDIDLHALADFTPQLEVLDGQISSAIILGGTLNEPDLSGTLDLVNGQLAAAANPTLLDNINLKLTLQGQTGQVKGQWTMGDGKTKVDGEIGWQEGLKGDLNFSGDKLAIIQPPLAILDVSPDLDISFSDKHLDIRGKLDVPSGHIKIVQLPEGGVAESSDVVFNDSLASQAQVKDPIAVTSQIAIKVGDKLTIDGMGLRGMLVGTLELRQAAFKPPLLYGDIKVVNGNYKFMGQTLSIKAGEVQFVGPMAVPNLNIEAIREIKDEDVVAGVRITGTPLKPVVTLFSNPAKEQAEILSYIIKGTGLNNTSSDQNNALMMGAALTLGNQLGDNAFSNLGSSASSIIEKFGISNVQFDANDDGKVAISGFIGEDLMVKYGVGVFNPGYEMTVRYYLMSQLYLESVSGTISKTLDIYYNFDID, from the coding sequence ATGATAGAGCGGCCAGATGGAATCGACCAAGACCAGATGTCGCCGGAACAGCTGCTATCGACGCAGAGCGGCGAAACGGCAGCACAGAGATCTTTGCTATACCGCCTGCTCTGCTGGCTGCGTAACCTGGTCAGGGTGCTGCTCTATCTGCCGCTGGCCCTGCTCATCCTGCTGGCCATCTTGATAGGCACCCCCTTTGGCAGTCGTATCGCGGTCAATCTCGCCGATCTCTTGGTGCCGGACTTAAGCCTGAGCTACGGCGGCGGTACCCTCAACGGTCAGCTGCAACTGGAACATGCCAAGTGGCAGATGACGGGCATAGAGGTCGAAACAGAGGGGCTTAGCCTCAACTGGCGCCCCCTGTGCCTGCTACAGCGCCAGGTATGTGTCGACTCGCTGGGCGCCGATGCGGTAAGGGTCGATATCGATACAGACCTGCTCACCTCAACATCGCCAGACGCTCCTCTCGAGGAGGCAGCGCCAACTGACGAAACGAAGGAACACAGTCCGCTCACCCTGCCTATCGGCATAATCCTCAACCAGAGCGACCTCAATCAGATTAGGGTGCGGGTCAATGAGATGCAGTTTAATGCCGAGCAGCTCGCGGCCAAGGCCAGCTGGTTAGAGACAGGCCTGAGGGTCAATCGGCTCGACAGCAGCGGACTCTTGGTCTCGATTCCCCTTGGACAGAGCGAAGATGGCGCGCAGCAAAATCAAACTAATAGCCAAATGCAGGCTCAAAATCAGGTAAAAGCTGACCAGCGAGACGCGCAGGCGAGCTGGCCCTTGAGTCAGTTGCCCGAGGTCGAGATCCCCATGCCCATCTTTGTCGATGGCGCACATCTGGCCGGTAGTGAGCTCAGGCTCGGCGAGCGCATAGACAAATTTGCCGCTATCGACCTTGCCGGCAGCTACCTTGGCTATAAGATCACCGTCGATAGCCTGACCCTAGATCATGACTATGGTAAGGCGCGCCTCGATGGTGAGATGAGCCTGGTTCAAGACTATCCCATGGCGCTGCATATCGAGGCGGATCTCACCAGCAACAAGGTCAGCGAGCTGCCGGATCTCAAGCGCCAGCACCTGAACGCCGAGATCAACGGCAGTTTCTCAGCCCTTGCCGTTAAGCTTAAGGGCGAGGGTCACCTCGCGCTGGACCTAGATGCCGAGGCGAACCTGAGCACGCCTGCAATGCCCTATAAGATGACGCTTTCCAGCCCGCACCTGATGTGGCCGCTAGTTCAGGCCCAATATGAGGCCAAGGCATTGGCCCTTACATCGAGCGGCAGCTTAGCGTCCCAGAGCCTTAGTCTAAATGGTGAGCTTAAGACTCCTTATCACCCCTGGTTAAGCCTGAAGACCCAGTTGACCCATCAGGATAAGCAAGTCGAGGTGGCGGCGCTTACCGTCGACAGCGAGATGGGCAATCTAGATCTTAAGGGCAACCTGGGCTACGGCGAGACGATTAGCTGGCAGCTAGAGGCCGACACCCAAGGCTTAGATCTTGCCCAGCTGGATGTAATGCCTGATAAACCTCTGCCCGAAACTCAGATAAGCGGCAGCCTGCATAGCCAGGGACGCTTTAGCGATAAACAGTGGTCGGTAGGCATCAGCCAGGCGGATCTCGAAGGTCAGGTGGATCAATACCCCCTGAGGCTTCAGGGGGATATCTCCCTGAACGATAAGTTCCAGCTTAACGCAGAGCATCTGCAGCTCGACGCCCTGGAATCGCAGCTTACCCTCTCCGGACGGGTAGATGATGCCTGGGCGCTGGACGGTCAGCTAAGCGTGCCCGCGCTGAGCCTGTGGGATCCCAATGCCAGCGGCGCCATCAAGGCGGTGATCAATGTCTCGGGCGATGACGAGCACCCGGAAGTGGCCATCAACGCCGACACCATAGAGTTTAAGTACGCCGATATCACGGTAGACAAGGCCAAGCTTATCGCCTTCTACCGCCCCCAGGATGCACATCAGTTTGCCCTATCCTTGAAGTCCTCGGGTATCAAGGGGCAAGGCATGGCACTGAGTAACCTCACCTTGGGCTTCAAGGGGGATATGGCCAAACAGAAACTGGGCCTGCAGACCTATGGCGACCTGCAGCTTAACACCTCTATCGCCTCCACCTTCGACGAGAAAACCCAGCGCTTCGACGCCAAGATAAAGCGTATCAGCCTCAATTCTCGCCTCGGCGCCATGGCGCTGGATGAGCCCATCGACCTCTATTGGGACAATAAACACGCCAAGGGCGAGATCTCGCCCTTCTGTTGGCGACATGACGCCGCCAGTCTGTGCCTCACCGACACCGCAGAGCTTGGCGACAAGGGCGATACCCGATTGCAATTTGTCGGCGATCTCGGCGCCCTGCTGTCACCCGTGCTGCCTGAAAATCTTAAATGGAAGGGGCCGACTCAGCTCGATGGCGAGCTTCAATGGGCCAAGGGCGCCAAGCCCACGGGTCAGCTAACCCTGGCCATGGCGCCGGGACAGTTCGATCTCACCACCACCAAGCGCCATATTGAGGCCCAGTACCATTACCTCAACCTCAAGGCCCGCTTGGATGAGCTGCAACTGGCCATAGACACACAGCTGGAATCTGAGCGGTTTGCCAAGATAGACAGTCAGCTCACCATAAGCACGGATCCCGAGCACAGGCTGAGCGGCAAGATAGATCTTAAAGATATCGACCTGCATGCCCTGGCCGACTTTACGCCTCAGCTTGAGGTGCTCGACGGTCAGATCTCCAGCGCCATCATCTTGGGCGGTACGCTGAATGAACCGGATCTCAGCGGCACGTTAGATCTGGTCAATGGCCAACTGGCGGCGGCCGCTAACCCGACCCTGCTGGATAACATCAACCTCAAACTCACCCTGCAGGGGCAGACGGGCCAGGTGAAAGGTCAGTGGACCATGGGCGATGGCAAGACCAAGGTAGATGGCGAGATTGGCTGGCAAGAGGGCCTAAAGGGGGATCTTAATTTTAGCGGCGACAAGCTGGCCATCATTCAGCCACCGCTGGCGATACTGGATGTGTCGCCGGATCTGGACATCAGCTTTAGCGATAAGCACCTGGATATTCGCGGCAAGCTGGATGTGCCATCTGGCCACATCAAAATCGTCCAGCTGCCCGAGGGCGGCGTGGCCGAGTCCAGCGACGTGGTGTTCAACGACAGTCTGGCCAGTCAAGCCCAGGTGAAAGATCCCATCGCCGTCACCAGCCAGATAGCGATCAAGGTAGGCGACAAGCTCACCATAGACGGCATGGGGCTCCGAGGCATGCTGGTGGGCACCCTGGAGCTGCGCCAGGCCGCCTTCAAGCCGCCGCTACTCTATGGCGACATCAAGGTGGTTAACGGTAACTACAAATTTATGGGTCAGACCCTCTCAATCAAGGCCGGTGAGGTGCAATTTGTCGGCCCCATGGCGGTGCCTAACCTGAATATCGAGGCAATTCGCGAGATCAAGGATGAAGATGTGGTCGCCGGGGTGCGCATTACCGGCACACCGCTAAAACCTGTGGTCACCCTCTTCTCCAACCCTGCCAAGGAGCAGGCGGAGATCCTCTCCTACATCATCAAGGGCACAGGGCTGAATAACACCAGCTCAGATCAAAACAATGCCCTGATGATGGGCGCCGCCCTCACCCTGGGCAATCAGCTGGGGGACAACGCCTTTAGCAATCTCGGCAGCTCCGCCTCCAGCATCATAGAGAAGTTCGGCATCTCCAACGTGCAGTTCGACGCCAACGACGATGGCAAGGTCGCCATCAGTGGCTTCATCGGCGAAGATCTTATGGTCAAATATGGTGTCGGGGTGTTCAACCCAGGTTATGAGATGACGGTGCGCTACTACCTGATGTCCCAGCTCTATCTGGAGAGCGTCTCGGGTACCATCTCCAAGACACTGGATATCTACTACAACTTCGATATCGATTAA
- the fadR gene encoding fatty acid metabolism transcriptional regulator FadR, with translation MTTVPQVPVAPKDKDIIEAKGPASFAEKYIVRSIWEGKFPPGSILPAERELSELIGVTRTTLREVLQRLARDGWLTIQHGKPTRVNDIWETSGLNVLETIADLNPAGEPVLLEQLLSARTNISAIYFKGAVRYNPDKVLEALAPLATLKDDAKAFIEFDYQLHHTLAYHSGNPLYVLILNGFKGLYSRVGEEYFAIEKARELALDFYQALEALAKDHNHNDVPVLMRSYGINSGKVWQRYKANLMQSAQASKA, from the coding sequence ATGACAACTGTCCCCCAAGTACCTGTAGCGCCTAAAGACAAAGATATTATTGAAGCGAAAGGTCCTGCGAGCTTTGCCGAAAAGTATATTGTTCGTTCGATTTGGGAGGGAAAGTTTCCACCCGGTTCCATTCTACCTGCCGAGCGTGAACTGTCTGAATTGATCGGCGTGACACGTACAACGCTGCGTGAAGTGCTGCAGCGCCTGGCCCGTGACGGCTGGTTGACCATTCAACACGGTAAGCCAACACGAGTTAACGATATCTGGGAAACCTCGGGTCTGAACGTGCTGGAAACCATCGCCGATCTTAACCCTGCCGGTGAACCTGTGCTGCTGGAGCAGCTTTTATCTGCCCGCACCAACATCAGCGCCATCTATTTTAAGGGCGCCGTCCGTTACAACCCAGACAAGGTGCTTGAGGCGTTAGCGCCACTGGCCACCCTGAAAGACGATGCTAAGGCTTTTATCGAGTTCGATTACCAACTGCATCACACCCTGGCGTACCATTCGGGTAACCCGCTTTATGTGTTGATCCTTAACGGCTTCAAAGGCCTCTATAGCCGTGTGGGTGAAGAGTACTTTGCCATCGAGAAGGCCCGTGAGCTGGCGCTGGACTTCTACCAGGCGCTCGAAGCTTTGGCCAAAGATCACAACCACAACGACGTGCCTGTATTGATGCGTAGCTACGGCATCAACAGCGGCAAGGTGTGGCAGCGTTATAAGGCGAATCTGATGCAATCGGCACAAGCGAGCAAGGCTTAA
- a CDS encoding autotransporter assembly complex protein TamA, translated as MGVSPVWANDWLKVEVDGASESLKRNITAHLGALPSSEVQRRAYIFNAEENIEAALHSLGYYKGKIDQQLESPESGPWTLRLTVTPGAPTVIQWIDIQLSGEILDDEVINAWLRQIKVKPGDVLNHGEYEAIKSQLLTYALARGYFEGKYLTNQIVVNRDLDSAQISLHYDSGPRYRIGEVSFNGHDLVPGFLDKLIPFEPDSHYSTGKIGALNRELVDTGYFTNIKVLPQLDKMQDDRVPIRVEVTPKPSHSIELGLGADIGNSIDNNIEPRVRVTWRTPQINRYGHSQETSVEWSPDRPKFLTTYTIPLTHPLDDQLKLRLGLLRDKYGVSQIYDPDKRDYRNTGELESIKKLVGVVRQKRLQNQWLFTYSLDAINEEYTQSDIKYNPDVLLLGTSLSKTTRGDKSLDPKSGFFQYYSLEHADPSLGSDLRLTRLQAKFKWIDTFFDKHRFVSRLDLGANLVSEEDLPMVPPSLRYFAGGDQSIRGYSYQELGPYIEYTNSQDQLARMVVGGRYLMVGSLEYQYYLTPTWRVATFVDAGNAFDDKQFEPIVSVGGGVHWISPIGPIKLDLGVGLKETETVDRSWRIHLTMGAEL; from the coding sequence ATGGGTGTCTCCCCCGTCTGGGCAAACGACTGGTTGAAGGTCGAGGTCGACGGTGCGAGCGAGTCACTTAAACGCAACATCACCGCCCACCTCGGCGCCCTCCCAAGCTCAGAGGTACAGCGCCGCGCTTATATCTTCAACGCCGAAGAGAACATAGAGGCCGCACTACACTCCCTGGGCTACTACAAGGGCAAGATAGACCAGCAGCTGGAGAGCCCAGAATCTGGCCCCTGGACGCTCCGCCTAACCGTCACCCCAGGCGCCCCGACGGTGATCCAGTGGATAGATATTCAGCTGTCCGGCGAGATCCTCGACGATGAGGTGATCAACGCCTGGCTCAGACAGATAAAGGTCAAACCCGGCGATGTGCTCAATCATGGCGAATATGAGGCGATCAAGTCGCAGCTGCTCACCTACGCCCTGGCCAGGGGTTACTTCGAGGGCAAATATCTGACCAATCAGATAGTGGTCAACCGGGATCTCGACAGCGCGCAGATCAGCCTGCATTACGACTCGGGCCCACGCTATCGTATCGGCGAGGTCAGCTTCAATGGTCACGACTTAGTGCCTGGGTTTCTCGACAAGCTGATCCCTTTTGAGCCAGATTCCCACTACAGCACGGGTAAGATAGGCGCCCTCAACCGTGAGTTGGTGGATACCGGCTACTTCACCAATATCAAGGTGCTGCCACAGCTGGACAAGATGCAGGATGACCGAGTGCCTATTCGGGTAGAGGTAACGCCTAAACCCAGCCACTCCATCGAGCTGGGTCTGGGCGCCGACATAGGCAACTCCATCGACAATAACATAGAGCCGAGAGTCAGGGTGACCTGGCGCACGCCGCAGATCAACCGTTATGGCCACTCACAGGAGACCAGCGTCGAATGGTCGCCAGACAGGCCCAAGTTTCTAACCACCTATACCATTCCCCTCACCCATCCGCTGGACGATCAGCTTAAACTACGGCTCGGCCTGCTGAGGGATAAATATGGGGTGAGCCAGATCTACGATCCCGATAAGCGCGACTATCGCAACACGGGTGAGCTGGAATCGATCAAGAAACTCGTGGGGGTCGTCAGGCAGAAACGCCTGCAAAATCAATGGCTGTTTACCTATTCGCTAGATGCCATCAACGAAGAGTATACCCAGTCGGATATCAAGTACAATCCCGACGTCTTGCTGCTCGGCACCAGCCTCTCCAAGACCACCCGTGGCGACAAGAGCCTGGATCCTAAGTCGGGCTTCTTTCAATATTACAGCCTGGAGCATGCCGACCCGAGTCTTGGCTCAGATCTGCGTCTGACCCGGCTACAGGCCAAGTTTAAGTGGATAGACACCTTCTTCGACAAGCACAGGTTTGTCTCCCGGCTGGATCTGGGCGCCAACCTGGTGAGCGAAGAGGATCTGCCCATGGTGCCCCCCTCGCTGCGCTACTTTGCCGGGGGCGATCAGAGTATCCGCGGCTATAGTTATCAGGAGCTTGGCCCCTATATCGAATATACCAACAGCCAAGATCAGTTGGCCCGCATGGTAGTCGGTGGCCGCTACCTCATGGTCGGCAGCCTGGAGTATCAATACTATCTCACCCCTACCTGGCGAGTGGCTACCTTCGTCGATGCCGGTAATGCCTTCGACGATAAGCAGTTCGAGCCCATCGTCTCTGTGGGCGGGGGTGTCCACTGGATCTCCCCCATCGGCCCCATCAAGCTCGACCTGGGTGTGGGCCTTAAGGAGACTGAGACAGTTGATCGCAGCTGGCGCATCCATCTCACTATGGGGGCCGAGCTATGA
- a CDS encoding isoaspartyl peptidase/L-asparaginase family protein: MGLLISTGVAAETQPFSIAIHGGAGTISKANLTEAQQQAYRDKLKEAVDAGYKVLEKGGDSLTAVTTAINILEDSPLFNAGKGAVYTYDGTHEMDASIMDGRSLNAGAVAGVKHIKNPINLARAVMDKSPHVMLSGQGAEEFALSQDFSLVPVTYFDTDSRYQQLLDAKAKLKAAESKEAGKPDYQASVNYLDLDYKFGTVGAVALDKQGNLAAGTSTGGMTVKRFGRIGDSPVIGAGTYAENQVCAVSATGHGEYFIRYHVAGDICAKVKYQQKSILQAADEVINQRLITAGGTGGVIAIDQRGNIATPFNTEGMYRATRKGGEPAKVMIWQDN, encoded by the coding sequence ATGGGCCTGTTGATCAGCACAGGCGTAGCGGCCGAAACCCAGCCATTTTCCATCGCCATCCATGGCGGCGCCGGCACTATCTCTAAGGCCAATCTAACCGAGGCGCAGCAGCAAGCCTACCGCGACAAGCTAAAAGAGGCGGTGGATGCCGGCTATAAGGTGCTCGAGAAGGGGGGCGATAGCCTGACGGCGGTGACCACTGCCATCAATATTCTCGAAGACAGTCCGCTGTTTAATGCGGGTAAAGGCGCGGTTTACACCTATGACGGCACCCATGAGATGGACGCCTCCATCATGGATGGCCGCAGCCTCAACGCCGGCGCCGTGGCCGGGGTGAAGCATATTAAGAACCCGATCAACCTGGCGCGCGCCGTGATGGACAAGTCGCCCCACGTGATGCTCTCGGGTCAGGGAGCGGAGGAGTTTGCCCTGAGTCAGGACTTTAGCCTGGTTCCTGTGACCTATTTTGATACCGACAGTCGCTATCAGCAGCTTCTCGATGCTAAGGCCAAGTTGAAGGCGGCCGAGAGCAAGGAGGCGGGCAAGCCTGACTATCAGGCCTCGGTTAACTATCTGGATCTGGATTACAAATTTGGCACCGTGGGCGCCGTGGCGCTGGATAAACAAGGCAACCTGGCGGCCGGCACCTCGACCGGCGGCATGACGGTCAAGCGTTTCGGCCGTATCGGTGATTCGCCGGTGATCGGTGCCGGTACCTATGCGGAAAACCAGGTGTGCGCGGTGTCGGCCACCGGCCATGGCGAGTATTTCATTCGCTACCATGTGGCGGGGGATATCTGCGCCAAGGTGAAGTATCAACAAAAATCGATTCTGCAGGCGGCGGATGAGGTGATCAACCAGCGCCTGATCACCGCAGGTGGTACCGGCGGGGTGATTGCCATCGATCAGCGCGGCAACATCGCCACCCCATTTAACACCGAAGGCATGTACCGCGCGACCCGCAAAGGCGGCGAGCCGGCCAAGGTGATGATCTGGCAGGACAACTAA
- the nhaB gene encoding sodium/proton antiporter NhaB — protein sequence MPVTMSQAFIDNFLGNSPKWFKIAILSFLVINPIVFYLNPFVAGWLLVVEFIFTLAMALKCYPLQPGGLLAIEAVIIGMTSPSQVLHEIEANLEVLLLLIFMVAGIYFMKQLLLFVFTKMITKIRSKVVVSLMFCVASAFLSAFLDALTVIAVIIAVAVGFYSIYHKVASGKSFTDDHDHTSDSHGEGHPLCEDELEAFRGFLRNLLMHAGVGTALGGVCTMVGEPQNLIIAAQANWQFGEFALRMGPVTVPVFISGIATCFLVEKFKWFGYGQQLPEAVHKILSDYASYEDAHRTKHDKIKLVIQAFVGVWLIVGLAFHLASVGLIGLSVIILTTAFNGVTNEHALGKAFEEALPFTALLAVFFAIVGVIIDQQLFAPVIQWALSYEGNTQLVIFYIANGLLSMVSDNVFVGTVYINEVKAALLDGQITRDQFDLLAVAINTGTNLPSVATPNGQAAFLFLLTSAIAPLIRLSYGRMVWMALPYTIVLSIVGILAIETGFLGEMTQYFYDSHMLIHHSVAEAAKGAVTGH from the coding sequence ATGCCTGTGACCATGAGTCAGGCGTTTATTGACAATTTCTTAGGAAATTCTCCTAAGTGGTTCAAAATCGCAATTTTATCATTCTTAGTGATCAACCCGATCGTCTTCTACCTCAACCCATTCGTCGCCGGATGGTTACTGGTAGTCGAGTTCATCTTCACGCTGGCAATGGCGCTGAAATGTTATCCCCTACAACCCGGTGGTCTGCTGGCCATCGAAGCCGTCATCATAGGCATGACCTCGCCCAGTCAGGTCTTACATGAAATAGAAGCCAACCTGGAAGTACTGCTGCTATTGATCTTCATGGTGGCCGGCATCTACTTCATGAAACAGCTACTGCTGTTTGTGTTCACCAAGATGATCACCAAGATCCGCTCTAAGGTAGTGGTCTCCTTGATGTTCTGTGTGGCATCGGCCTTCCTGTCGGCCTTCCTCGATGCGCTGACGGTAATCGCCGTGATCATCGCCGTGGCCGTAGGCTTCTACTCCATCTATCACAAGGTGGCTTCGGGCAAAAGTTTTACCGACGATCATGACCACACCTCAGATAGCCACGGCGAGGGACATCCCCTGTGTGAAGATGAGCTGGAGGCATTTCGTGGCTTCCTGCGTAACCTGCTGATGCACGCCGGTGTCGGTACCGCATTGGGTGGTGTGTGCACCATGGTGGGTGAGCCGCAAAACCTGATCATCGCCGCCCAGGCCAACTGGCAGTTCGGTGAGTTTGCCCTGCGCATGGGCCCGGTCACAGTGCCTGTGTTCATCTCGGGTATCGCCACCTGTTTCCTGGTGGAAAAGTTTAAGTGGTTTGGCTATGGCCAACAGCTGCCAGAGGCGGTACACAAAATTCTGTCCGATTACGCCTCCTATGAAGATGCGCACCGCACCAAGCATGACAAGATTAAGCTGGTTATTCAGGCGTTTGTGGGTGTATGGCTGATCGTCGGCCTAGCCTTCCACCTAGCCTCTGTGGGTCTTATCGGTCTGTCGGTGATCATCCTAACCACCGCCTTTAACGGCGTCACCAACGAGCACGCCCTGGGTAAGGCCTTCGAAGAGGCACTGCCCTTCACCGCGCTGTTGGCGGTCTTCTTCGCCATCGTGGGCGTGATTATCGACCAGCAGCTGTTCGCCCCTGTGATCCAGTGGGCACTAAGCTACGAGGGTAACACTCAGCTGGTGATCTTCTATATCGCCAACGGCCTGCTCTCTATGGTGAGTGATAACGTGTTCGTGGGTACCGTCTATATCAACGAGGTGAAAGCCGCGCTGTTAGATGGCCAGATCACCCGCGATCAGTTCGACCTGCTGGCGGTTGCCATCAACACGGGTACTAACCTGCCATCTGTGGCAACTCCTAACGGTCAGGCGGCCTTCCTGTTCCTGCTGACCTCGGCGATTGCCCCATTGATCCGACTCTCCTACGGTCGCATGGTGTGGATGGCGCTGCCCTACACTATCGTATTGTCTATCGTGGGCATCCTGGCCATCGAGACAGGATTCCTGGGCGAGATGACCCAATACTTCTACGATTCCCATATGCTGATCCACCACTCGGTGGCGGAAGCGGCCAAGGGCGCAGTCACCGGACACTAA